The genomic region GACAAATGcttttaaatcaaaagaaaaaCGAAAATTTATTGGTTTTTTTTCCCTAAAATTGGAAACGAGCGAGCGATGTAAAGGCTCAgaattaagtagttaatattaAGAAATGTCacgtaatgttctttctagtaAAAATACCATGACTTAAGTAAGGTATTATGTTAGAAGGGACATTATATGGAGTCAATTACAACGGAGTGATGACAaacttctgatttttttttttttgatgggATAGCTATATCTCTTTTTGGGGATGTAACCCTTGATAGAGGATTAACTGAGAGATTTAACTAATTGTCTATGTAAAACCATTGTCAAAATCATCAACATAAAGAGTAGAATGGTGTTAAAATCGTTGCCTAaccaacactacaagaaaaacacccattaaGGTATACTTGAAAaatgtagccaaaagtgaaaaaaaaatgatgccttaggcaaAGGCTATGCTTTTTAGGCTTTGGAGACGCTTTTCTGGGAGATGCCTATACCAGTGTtacctattctcaaaggctacgcttttctgtacCAAATGTTACGCTTTTGGCATTTAGAAATAGGGTGTGCTTTTTAAGTGAAGCTgttcaggaccaaaggctacactTTTCAGCTTTCAAGCTTACTTATCCttgctactgcatcacttgtaaagcatagccacattgtataccatagctactctatataagtgtagccttaggtccctcattgttttttttttttttagtttttgtatatatatatatatattctaataagagttaaatattataaaataaaaataaatatataattatactaaataatttttttaaataataaaaactatctgtaaacaaaatatatttataataaactaaaagtactagaataaatttaattttgaatattCATACATGTCACACTAAATTAGGCATAGccaaatcaaaataaatatgagacttcttagaatttactactaatgaaaaactaaaatattgtATCCTACATAAATATCTTCTAATAAAAATCATTAGTCAACCATACATCTATTATTTCTCAACACTACTCCATCTTTACATCTATAATTTTGTGCACAATCTAATTCATCAAGAGCTTTTCCTGCTCCTCTACCATCATCTTGGAGAATACGCCTGGAGCATTAAGCCTTCACCATTAGCAGTTTGTAACTGTTCGCAGTAAAACAATCTTGAACTTGAAAGAAATAGCATGTTTATATATACCTGTGAAGCATTAGTTCCATCTCTCCATCTCTAATGCTCGCTCCACCCGTGGCATGATCAACTAAGACAAAGAGTTCAGATTTCTAATCCTTAATATAAATTTCAAGATTAAGGTATAAAAAAAAGTTTAGCATTGTTAACAAACTTAACCAAAATAACATAGAAGatcaaaaacaattaaaaaaaataaaaaaaataaaaaataaactaagaaaatgaAGGAATTTTATTGAATAATAGTTTTCTGCCACAGGTTGAGTAACTTGAAGGGGCCAATTTTTCCTGTGATCATAAACCTGCGTAAATACTAAACAAGTTTGAGTCAGAAAACTCAATGTTGAACATCTTTAACTGGAGGATTTTTATTACAAAGCAATTACATTTTAAAACGTTGCATAAAAAAATGACGCAGTAAAAATTAAATTAGTTACCATATATAAAAAACAGTTGTTATTTTAATTAGTATCGGGCGAATATTCAATTGGAGAAAAACCATTGCTAAAATATTGTCTAAagttttaaaaatagttttttaaTATATGGCAATAGTGGATCGTATAATGAAGGTATTAACACTTTTCTATTTCAAAAACTACTGCatatttgatccaaaattttctgAAAATATGTGAATAACTTTTTTGAAAGtatatgtaaaaaaattatattaaaatttaatctcTTGGTATAtctatttttatgttttaaatttttttttgtattgatggctaaaaaaattgcaaaaaataaaaattcttttcatttaaaattattaaatttNNNNNNNNNNNNNNNNNNNATTAGCAAATCAGTCTCTAGGCTTTTAAAATATTAGATATGTTAgcttttaataaaagaaaataataatttagtctctaatattttaacaaaaacaagttggatccaattaaaaaaatatttaataaatcaTTGAAATGTTTAATATTGAAATATAACAAATTGatttactttttaatttaaattaattttattttattttattaaagattacGATCTTTGTTATCTTAAAAGATTAAAAGATCAATTTgacaaattatttttgttaaaagtaATTTGGCTGGAACGAAAATTAATTAATAGAATAATTTCTATtagatatttattaaataaaaagttAATCAACTTTATCTTcaatgcatgcattatttgtaCGTTATTTGTCTGATCTATTAGTGTTATTAtataataatgatatataaacAAAGATAACAGACAGTATAACAAACAAAGAAAGTACAGAAAACCATACAttacaaataagaaaagatatatatatataattaaaatcatgCATCTCTAATCTGTCTTGTTATGGAGTAATTGTATAGTTGTCTAAGCAAATTATTTTTTACCTGATATTATTGTCTATTAGTGTATATCTGAGACTGATAGCTTGTTCTGATGCCCCTTTCTTGGCAACATACACTAAATAATTAAGGTTGGTGGCTGGTTGCTCTCATACATACATATTTTAAATGTGTAGAGATAtagaatgagaaaaaaaaaattaatgggtttctctttttctttcttctattttctttattattattttttttttataacgaGGACACTCTGTATTCTATGTACATTTTCATTATATAATTGAGTCCGCCAAAATTAAAGGCCCAACAAAACCCACATTCTCCAAATCAAACTCACATATAATCAACCCTTAATTAATTTATNNNNNNNNNNNNNNNNNNNNNNNNNNNNNNNNNNNNNNNNNNNNNNNNNNNNNNNNNNNNNNNNNNNNNNNNNNNNNNNNNNNNNNNNNtatataaaataaattaaataacataaataaaaatattaaagacTATCAAAAACTTATTAATTTGATAATCAATTCATcagtaatatttaaaaatatagactAAAAATATATTGTTAAATTATTAATGTAAAAGTTTTTTATTGATGTttaaaaataatgacaaaaaaataaattttaatgattTTTTAAGTATTTCTCCAACATAAATATTAAATATCTACACACAACAAATATACGATGATTAATTTGGTggctaatatttttttctttgcatttagtatttttatttgtcCAAATAATCATAGACACTTTTCTCCTCACCCCATTTCGAACTTCCATATTATATATATTTCCCAAAACCCAAAAAGGTTATTAAAAGCTatgtaagaaacaacaattaATTAAGAGAGAATTATTGATTATTCATGGGTTCTGAAGAAAAAATGAAGCTTCCAATTCTAAACTTCACCAAAGAAGATCTGAAGCCGGGAAGCAATTCCTGGTCAATTGCATGCGAGAGGGTGCGCAAAGCACTCGAAGAACATGGCTGCTTTGTAGTTGTGTATGATAAAGTTTGTGATGAGCTTGAAAATGGTGTTTTCAATTCCATGAAGGAACTGTTTGATCTCCCAACAGAAACAAAAATGAGAAACAACTATGAGGGGATGCCCTTGAAAGGCTACGTTGGACAGATCCCCAAGATTCCTCTCCATGAAAGCATGGGCATAGATGAGGGAACAACGCTTCACAACATTCAAGGCTTTGCTCAAAAATTGTGGCCTAATGGAAATCATCATTTATGGTACTTCTTGTTTTTAAAATTAAGAGTGAAACTCGAACTCTCAATCTCTAAATGAGTATGGAgaaactatgtcatttgagctatatcTCTTTGGCATCATTTCTGGTActtatacataatataataatgaGAAATAATAGAAGACGataagaatttattatttttgattatCACTTAgtcattaatttaatttctttagtctaatttttttattctaataatttaacaatgtattttattttatatttttaaatattaataattaacgggtgacaaaaacaataaaatctgATAGTGTTATATCATTTCTCTATAATAAtatcttgctttttttttttacttagtcTTTACACTTATGTTAGGATGCGATAATAATCCGataatttttgaaataattaatttttctaaAACAAAAAGAttgataaaacaaaaaataaaagtcTAATCACTTTGAATTAAGATAATGAACTCCCTCATGatgattattactatttttttacTTTCTCACTTTTTTAATCTCTTTGTTTTTGAAGATATTTTTCTATTTCGAAAAATTAGAGAGACATATATTATTGTATAATAAGTATATTTTGAACACTTATAATACATGAAATAATCACACATTTAACCATTCTTCCAACACATAGCTAAGtttgtataaaaataaaaataagcttttggaACAAGCATTAAATATGCTCTATACATCTATATAAATACTGAACATACATGTTATATCCTAATTAATTAATTCGTCTTATTGTTGACTTTTGTAGTAAGAATTTGTTTGAGTATGCAAAGATAGCAGAAGAATTGGATCGAATGGTAGCAAGAATGATATTTGAAAGTTATGGTCTAATGGAGGAGCATTATGAAGCATACATGGGGTCCACAAGTTATCTCCTAAGGTTGTTGGCACACAAATCACCAAAAGAGGTTGTTGATGAGCCTCAACTGGGTTTGGTGTGTCACACTGACAAGAGCTTCACAACAATTCTTCACCAAAACCATGTCAATGGACTCATGGTGGAGACAAAAGATGGGAATTGGATCCATGTTGATTTTTCTCCTACTAATTCCTTTGTGGTCATGGCCGGCGATGGTTNNNNGAAGGTATCAGTAACCTAAGTatgaatacatattaaaaatgtgGAGGTTTAATAAAAAGTTAGTATTTATTGATATATTAGTATGTATATAGTTCAGTTGTTTTGATTTTCTCttcaccaaaaataaaattactGAAAAAGTTACTTTTAAAACATTCGTTTGAATTTGATATTATAATTAGTTTATGCAAAAaggaaaataaatttttatatttttttaaaaaaaattaaagagggTGGCTTTAATTAATTATACCAGATTAAAAAAAATGGCAATCTGGTGTACAAGCAATACTAAATAACATACTactattatataaataaatactatGTTAAATAAGAAAGACTAAAATGGCACCACTACATACTACCGTTATATAATCCACTGATTATAATGAAAGCACAGTAGTTTTTCTTGGTGATGATGTTATATATGATCTTATTACTCTTTTGGTAGGCATGGAGCAATGAGAGAATCAAGTCACCGAACCATAAAGTTGTGAtgaataataataagaagaatgAAACGAGGTACTCTCTTGGTTTGTTTGCCTTTTACAAAGGGATTCTTCAAGCACCTGAAAAGCTTATAGATGAAGAGCACCCTTTGAAGTATAAGCCATTTGATCATCTTGCATTACTGAACTTCAGTTACAGCGTTAACATTAAAGAATATTGTGGCATGTAATATAAATATTTATCCTTCAAGGATTATTAGATAAATGGTGTGATATGTATGGTATTTTGTAAGGTTTCgagtttttagaaaataaataataagttatttgtgatttattatgtttatttataattttttttttacaaaaaattatttactaaagtaattaaatcaaagtTATGAGAtttaactttaaaattaattagaatttatataattttttaaattagagtatttctttaaaaataattatatttaatttttaaattattattccaTTTTCTAATTATATCAAAATACATATCATACTCTTACCTTTTTtacccaaccctaaccctaattttcaaatcaAAACTCTAACCCTCCTAATCCCTCACCCACCCTCACACCGTCATTCCTCTTCACACACATACATGTGCGAACATATATTAGAGGAGGAGAACGGGAGAAGAATAAAAGAGAGgagggaaaagagagagagacaACGTCAGCAGGGCTTGGTGCCGTCattgcgagagagagagagaggcttcaTCCTCGTTGTCACCATTGTTGAAGCCCGTGTCACCGTCGTGCTTCATCATCGCCGCTGCCAAATTCTCCACCAACGCCTCAGCATTCGAGAAGGAGGGGCTGGTACGTTATCACTAAGCTGCTGCGTCACTACTGGAACTCTCTACCACTGTTTTGCTCGCCGGATTTCGTTGCTGGAGCTGCGATTGGAGGACCGGAAGGGGATGCTTGCCAGTTTTgcttctatttttttgttttcatgGATTTCACCGGAGCTTTgttgtaagacccaaaacttttgaaaagtcttattataaacaaatttcaaataatatatttatttacagttttaatttcagaaattattttattaaaaataattaaaaacagtttcgattaattgaatttgaaataaattaagatccttatccaattttacaattattgagtttttctatatttaaattataaagtttagtaattgtaaaataatatgaattttatataaattgatttaaataattaattaagattttagaatttaatactttagtttttatgaataaagaaaattaatcgtATTATCTCTAAATCTTGGATTTGAGCATTTaattgaaagtaatttgtaaaattgatgagcaaatagtattttctatatataattagtgttgggtTTAATTTGAGtctcaattactatattattcctatttttatttgaaattactaaacTAACCCTAACTCTAATTTTCCCTTTTCCCCAACCTCTGAAACACGCAGCCTTCACCCCTTTCCTCTTTCAAACCGCGCCCCTACAGCAtaggaagaaaagaaaggaaTCGGAGAGCCATGCCAAGTCGTCCAGCCACCGTCTGGCTTGCCATCACCGACATCTCACTGTCGTCGCTATAGAAACCGAACGCCATCGAGCTTCCTGCGGCCATCTTGGAGTCCGCCGTCGTCATCGAGCAAGACGAAGATGAGGGAGGAGCTGTGTTTCACGTCGCCGTCACCTCAGCTGTTCCCACCGCCGCTGGACTTGTCGCATTCGTGGTCATCCAAGGAGCGCTATTGACCCGTCGCTACTGCCACTAGGGTTTACCACCGACGCTGTCGCATGCTCCATCGCCACTGCTGGAGGCTGCACTGCCTTGCCTCTGGTCGTGGGTAGAGTCCTCTATCCGAGTTGCCACCAGAGGAATCCACTATCACTAACGCAAGGAATAGAACTCGAAGAGGGAGGCAGCGGAGGTTGATGCTATTTTCGTCATCGCTATGGAGGTGAACCAACCTCGCGTCTGTTTTCCAGAACCACCGTTGCTGCTGCCATCATCTCCTAGCTTGGTTGTCGTCGCCACTGGAGATTCTGATTGTTGTTGCCCGTTCGAGAGAGGAATTGTCTGTGAAGTGAGGGCTGCTGGGGTTGCTACCGCTGGTTCTGAATTCTATTATATTGATTCTGGTCTACTCTTCTCCTTGGTTTTGATCTATTGGCACGTTCTGTTTTGTCACTTTTAATTGCCAtgttcttgttttaattcaattCTGGTCTTTGATTTGTTTTGAATCTTCCAGAGTTATGGTTGCTTTTGATTCTTATCCAATTCGAATTGTTGTCTTGCTGCAACCATCGTCATTGTCATAAGAGATTGTCAATGCTGCTGTTTCAGTTGCGTGCTTGCTGCTGCCATAAAATTAAAAGAGAAGGGAGTTACCACATTTAATCTATGTGAATCCAGctaatcgaggtaggggtttGTTTTGATAAGAAAATGTTTTGGGGCTTTGAATACCTGATAAGTTTTGTACATTAATGCAAATAGATTAATTCCTGTGATATGAATGATTTTCTGTTGAGATTGATATGTTGTGTTGTTATCGAACTGGTTGATTTCTGGATTTTTGGATGAAATGAATTGAATCTttggattttgattttctttGATTTAAATCGATAATGATTGGTCTTAAATGACGGATTTGAAAAGAGAAAACCCGTGATGGATGGCAAACTCCAATTTTTAGGGGAGATACTGCCGAAATTTTTCTAAGAATTTGGAGGCGATTTggttatgattttaaaaatcgaGTTTGGTTTGAATTAATTGTCAAAAGAGATAAAATTTAAATGTTTTAAAGGATTTCAAAGAGGATCAGATTTTATGATTTGATTGATTTATGATTTTAACTTATTTGGTTTTTATAATAATGAGAAGAGATTTGGTTAACTAGCTAAGGACACTaagaagaaaattaattataaattcaaGGGTTTGGGAATAGGAGTGTGAGTTTGAAGGTTATGCTTGAGACTAAAAGTGATTGTGATGATGAATAGTAATTAAATATGATGATGAAGGATGACAATAGGCGAGTTTTAATAATATTGAGATTGAGAATGAGATTGAATATTGAGATTGAGAATGAAATCGATGATGAGATTGACTATGATTATGAAATGATATTGAATATGATTCTGATTGTGAtgcacctgcctgggtagatgcagtggagtgattctTCTTGCTCCTGGATGTGGTGAGAtacacctgcctgggtagatgcagtgaagtGATTCTGCTTGCTCCGGGACATGGTGAGATATACCtgtctgggtagatgcagtggagtaattccacttgctccaggtttaGTTTGAGACTCttggggtagatgcagtggttagccccccacttgctcccagtcgagGTTGATTTAAGATTTGTGAAACTATCTGAGTTTCAGATTTTCCTTGGGTAGATAcagtgggtcggctccacttgctccaggttgagatctgAGATTCTGTTGACCCTGCGTCGTAAGATATGGCCGGACActtagacctttccggatgagctctccccatgattattttattttgattgattATGATTTTGAGCTTGGGAATGCACGCTcgcagggactgtccaatggttagctaccataacatgtcgggttggctttgtaaccgacaaatgatatcATTAGCCATAGGGTAGGCgtacatcatttgcatatatttaaattgtttgggtttgcttaaTTGTATTGGTTTACCTAATTGTATATGCCATACTATGTGATTATGTGCTATTTGCCTTACTTGAAtctacttgtgtattacttgcctgtattgcttgtgtttgtacaactgagagatcTCTCATGCTGGCGGTGGTGACGCTGAGGGTTGTACTTGATATTGATAATGAGATGTTTACTGAAAATTAAGTTTAATACTGAATTGCTGAGTTATATATATGCTGATAGACTGTGGTAATGGAAGAGATAGGCTGAACGGAGTGTTGGATAAAAGCTTGAGAATGTATGTTGTAGCTATACCCGGTTTCAGATTTAAATGGGGTAAGTTATTGGGTAGGGAGTCCTATAGATATGCATGTGGTCATTTCCAATTTTCAAACTATTCACCGTGCTATTTTGTAAACTAAAGAAGTTTCTTTACGATTTTTCAAAGCAATATTTTCCATAAAGCTTTTTTCAAAGGGTTATTTCAAGGATAAACTTCTTTTAAAACGAAACTAATTCTATTTTCAAGTATTTATTTGCTTTGATGGTATTCCcatccctactgagaacgtgtggtttgttctcaccccaatatcttccaccctttcagtgacacaggttcaaaGACTcaatttgaagctgcgggcgattatgGACTTTGTTTATGAGTTAAGTTAccttcatagagttccctcgcttGTTGctcaaagattttattttatatagaggAATAGGCGTTGCGTCTGAGTTTTGTTTTGATTTACTTGTGTAAGATTTAttgttattaataattatgtgattattattacttggtgatgtatGGTATATGATTTTTAATGAGTTGAAAACATTTTCTGACTTTTTATTAAAGATCGAAacacgatatcgaactaaaggctcaatattaaatggtaaataaggaaaacaggttagtaacgccttacttttggtacaatcatgacgtattagaagttgggtcgttacatctGTCACTGTTCTACCGTGTCTGTCACCGTCGTTGTCACTGGGAATGGATCACCTGGGCTGTTGTTGCTCCATTCCTTCATTCTTTTTTGGTACTGTGAGTAGTTCTTATTTCGAAACTCTTTCCGCTGTTGTTCTGTTATAAATTATTAAGGATTTCACGACGTTAATATCTTAGGTTTGAGTTACCGTAACTACGTGATGTGTTTAATGGTTGTTGCTGCTGTGAAAATGGTCAGAATTTTGGTTATTTAGGTGTTATCTAGCTTGGATGATTGTTGGGTTTCACCTCAAGTACTagtgggtaaggtaagaaaactcAAAACCCTTGTGTTTTGTCAATTTTTCGAACACTAGTGTTGATTATGGTGAATTGCTATGAACCTAGATTAAATTCATGTTGATTGGGTTAATTTGGCAAATTAGAGTGCTTGGAATTGAGCTTTGATGGCTAGAACTTGTTAATTTGGTTTGGTGGCTTGTTTGGAAGTTTGggagaaatcggctaaggtatggtctcacTTTTCTTTAGGTAATATGTAAGTTTGtgtgaaacttaggctagtagcctttaagataggtttgaattgcatgatttgatTCATGGGATGTGTGTGATTAGTGGAATGGAGGTTTGATATGAGCATGTGAATGAAATTGATGTATATGATTGAGATTTGTTATGAGGCTATGGAATGAATGATAAATTCTGATTTTTGGTGATGATTGatgataattattaaatttgGATAATGATTGGGGAGGTAAGAATGTGAAGGTAGTTGATTATAGAGGATAAGGATGATTTATTTGGGAAGCAAGGTAAATTAGATTTCGATGGTTGGAAAATGATTGAGAAGTAATTGATATATGTAGAAGTGTACAGTATTGAGATTGGTATGGAAAATTTTGGTTTGCTTTGAAAGTTTTGAAACTAGAGGATTTTGATAAAAATCTATTTTCAACCCAACTTTGACGGGTTATAACTTGATTTTCAGATTCTCAAATTTTGTAAAACTGGTTTTTAATGTGGTTCGTGTAGTTTATAACGTTTGAAGAATGGACGAAAAATGATTTTTAACGAAAATGTTATGCGCGTTTGAAGTTTAGTCGAAAAAATGAGTTTTCTGCAAGAAAACAGCTTTCTGGAAATCTGGTATGCATGCGCATGCGGCAGTGTCACGCGACGCGAGTATGTGGCACTAGCTTGCATACGGGACAATGGACATTTTTGAAATCTCACGTAAGCGGCAGGTGCATGCAACGCGGGCCAGCCATTCTGTTTAAATGCTCGCGTACGCGGGAGGTGGCTCGCGTACGCGGGAGGTGGCTCGCGTACGCGACACTTGCAATTTCAACATCCATGCATACTCGGAAGTGGCTCGCATACGCGACACATGAAATTTTTTAACTTCTTACTTAC from Arachis ipaensis cultivar K30076 chromosome B02, Araip1.1, whole genome shotgun sequence harbors:
- the LOC107625404 gene encoding 2-oxoglutarate-dependent dioxygenase AOP3; amino-acid sequence: MGSEEKMKLPILNFTKEDLKPGSNSWSIACERVRKALEEHGCFVVVYDKVCDELENGVFNSMKELFDLPTETKMRNNYEGMPLKGYVGQIPKIPLHESMGIDEGTTLHNIQGFAQKLWPNGNHHLCKNLFEYAKIAEELDRMVARMIFESYGLMEEHYEAYMGSTSYLLRLLAHKSPKEVVDEPQLGLVCHTDKSFTTILHQNHVNGLMVETKDGNWIHVDFSPTNSFVVMAGDGXXKVSAWSNERIKSPNHKVVMNNNKKNETRYSLGLFAFYKGILQAPEKLIDEEHPLKYKPFDHLALLNFSYSVNIKEYCGM